The Zalophus californianus isolate mZalCal1 chromosome X, mZalCal1.pri.v2, whole genome shotgun sequence genome window below encodes:
- the LOC113931224 gene encoding proline-rich protein 18-like, whose translation MTARAPPPPPPPPGRPARAASSASTKARRPGRGGGRGEPPAAPGASSARRPRTGARPPPSRPCASSPALPARPPGSLGSPPRVESQPRSRHRRRRRRRCCRRPLDSRGAPGHLRSSARPAPPGLLCYPLLYPRGPHLLLLLLLRLPSRRLLLPQSRCSSSFPSRGARSSLFPFHHLPPPSSPGNRAGARMGAAASVRPRATAERKEGREVGTPPELQARPAWG comes from the exons ATGACCGCacgggccccgccgccgccgccgccgccgcccggccgcCCCGCGCGCGCCGCCTCCTCCGCCAGCACTAAGGCCCGGCGCCCGGGGCGCGGGGGCGGCCGCGGGGAGCCGCCCGCCGCGCCCGGTGCATCCTCCGCCCGGCGCCCGCGCACcggcgcccgcccgccgcccAGCCGGCCCTGCGCGTCGTCGCCCGCACTGCCCGCTCGCCCGCCCGGGTCGCTCGGATCGCCGCCACGCGTGGAGTCACAGCCCCGgagccgccaccgccgccgccgccgccgccgctgctgccggCGGCCCCTCGATTCTCGCGGCGCGCCCGGCCATCTTCGTTCCTCCGCGCGGCCgg CTCCCCCGGGGCTCCTCTGCTACCCACTCCTCTACCCCCGgggcccccacctcctcctgctgctgctcctccGGCTCCCCAGCCGGAGGCTCCTTCTCCCCCAAAGccgctgctcctcctccttcccctcccgcGGCGCgcgctcctccctcttcccattccaccacctccctcctccctcttcgcCGGGAAACCGCGCGGGGGCCAGGATGGGCGCCGCCGCGTCCGTCCGCCCCCGGGCCACCGCGGAGAGGAAGGAGGGCCGGGAGGTCGGCACCCCACCCGAGCTGCAGGCGCGGCCCGCCTGGGGCTGA